From Pleurocapsa minor HA4230-MV1, the proteins below share one genomic window:
- a CDS encoding SDR family oxidoreductase — protein sequence MQTEERRPTPDEIPEQKLDYPASQRDVIPQPDSDLSNYNPANKLTGKVALITGGDSGIGRAVAIAYAMEGAEVAILYHANDTDAEDTKKMVKDIGNKDCLTIKGDVRDYESCEAAIKQVVDRFGKLNILVNNAAYQMVQKKFEDISLEQFRRTMETNVFGYFYMVKAAISHLSEGDVIINTGSVVGKMGKGMLVDYSTSKGAVHTFTKSLALNLGDRGIRVNSVVPGPVWTPNIPATMPIEKVGQYDTDGIIKRAAQPEELAPAFVFLASSDSSFVTGALYDVTGGQLSA from the coding sequence ATGCAGACCGAAGAACGTCGCCCAACTCCCGATGAAATTCCCGAACAGAAATTAGATTATCCTGCTTCTCAAAGGGATGTGATTCCCCAGCCTGATAGTGATTTGTCTAACTATAACCCTGCCAATAAATTGACGGGCAAAGTGGCGTTAATCACTGGTGGTGATTCTGGGATTGGTCGAGCAGTGGCGATCGCCTATGCCATGGAAGGAGCAGAAGTAGCTATTTTATATCACGCCAATGATACTGATGCCGAAGATACTAAAAAGATGGTTAAGGACATCGGCAACAAAGACTGCTTGACGATTAAAGGTGATGTTCGCGACTATGAAAGTTGTGAAGCTGCAATTAAACAAGTAGTCGATCGCTTTGGCAAGCTAAACATTCTGGTGAACAACGCAGCATACCAGATGGTACAGAAGAAGTTTGAAGATATCTCCTTAGAACAGTTTCGACGCACGATGGAAACTAACGTTTTTGGTTATTTCTACATGGTCAAAGCAGCGATATCTCATTTAAGCGAAGGGGATGTGATTATTAATACTGGTAGCGTGGTCGGTAAAATGGGCAAGGGAATGCTGGTGGACTACTCTACTTCCAAAGGTGCAGTACATACCTTTACTAAGTCTTTGGCTTTAAATTTAGGCGATCGCGGTATTCGCGTCAATTCCGTCGTACCTGGCCCCGTCTGGACACCTAATATTCCCGCAACTATGCCTATTGAAAAGGTCGGTCAATACGACACCGATGGCATTATCAAGCGAGCAGCTCAACCAGAAGAATTAGCCCCCGCTTTTGTCTTTCTAGCGTCTTCTGACAGTAGTTTTGTCACTGGCGCACTATACGACGTAACAGGTGGACAGTTATCTGCTTAG
- a CDS encoding rhodanese-like domain-containing protein translates to MSENKAEKVISDVKETITKPIPTPPPATPKASAQALKERLQWGEPGLTIIDARDRESYLEERITGAMLMETVENLSKDREIYVYSSNDQEAETVANKIRQEGFESVSQLQGGLAGWKAIQGPTEGRSV, encoded by the coding sequence ATGTCTGAAAACAAAGCAGAAAAAGTAATCTCAGATGTTAAGGAAACAATTACTAAACCAATTCCTACTCCTCCGCCAGCTACTCCTAAAGCCAGCGCTCAAGCATTAAAGGAACGTTTACAGTGGGGTGAACCTGGTTTAACCATTATCGATGCGCGCGATCGCGAATCTTACCTGGAAGAAAGAATTACAGGTGCAATGTTGATGGAAACTGTGGAAAACTTATCAAAAGACCGCGAGATCTACGTCTACAGCAGCAACGATCAAGAAGCTGAAACAGTAGCTAATAAAATACGCCAAGAAGGTTTTGAAAGTGTGTCACAACTTCAAGGCGGTTTAGCTGGTTGGAAAGCAATTCAAGGGCCAACAGAAGGAAGATCAGTATAA